From the genome of Geminocystis herdmanii PCC 6308, one region includes:
- the rpsL gene encoding 30S ribosomal protein S12, translating to MPTIQQLIRNERSQIQKKTKSPALKECPQRRGVCTRVYTTTPKKPNSALRKVARVRLTSGFEVTAYIPGIGHNLQEHSVVLIRGGRVKDLPGVRYHIVRGTLDATGVKDRRQGRSKYGAKRPKA from the coding sequence ATGCCAACTATTCAACAACTAATTCGTAACGAACGTTCTCAAATTCAAAAGAAAACCAAATCTCCTGCGCTGAAAGAATGTCCTCAGCGTCGTGGTGTATGTACAAGAGTTTATACCACCACTCCTAAAAAACCTAACTCTGCTTTAAGAAAAGTAGCAAGGGTTCGTTTAACATCAGGATTTGAAGTAACTGCTTACATACCCGGTATTGGTCACAACCTTCAAGAACACTCCGTTGTGTTAATCAGAGGTGGCCGGGTGAAAGATTTACCCGGTGTAAGATACCACATTGTGCGTGGAACTCTTGATGCGACTGGAGTAAAAGACAGAAGACAAGGACGCTCCAAGTATGGTGCTAAACGTCCTAAAGCGTAG
- the vapC gene encoding type II toxin-antitoxin system VapC family toxin has product MNVIVDTSVWSLSLRRNKDYQKIFPINNLLENLIIEQKVILLGIIRQEILSGIRYPEQFVKLRDYLRAFSDLEITYQDYELGAEFFNICRQKGIQGSNNDFLICAVSYNYNYHIFTTDKDFDNFKSHIPINLLNY; this is encoded by the coding sequence ATGAATGTTATTGTTGATACTTCTGTTTGGTCTTTATCTTTAAGAAGAAATAAAGATTATCAAAAAATATTTCCTATTAATAATTTATTAGAAAATTTGATTATAGAACAGAAAGTTATTTTACTGGGAATTATTCGTCAAGAAATCCTTTCTGGTATTCGTTATCCTGAACAATTTGTTAAATTAAGAGACTATCTTCGGGCTTTTTCTGACTTAGAAATTACTTATCAAGATTATGAATTAGGAGCAGAATTTTTTAATATTTGTCGTCAAAAAGGTATTCAAGGATCAAATAATGATTTTTTAATTTGTGCTGTATCTTACAATTATAATTATCACATTTTCACTACCGATAAAGATTTTGATAATTTTAAATCACATATCCCCATTAATCTTCTAAATTATTAA
- the tuf gene encoding elongation factor Tu, translating to MAREKFERNKPHVNIGTIGHVDHGKTTLTAAITLTLSAIGQAKARKYDEIDAAPEEKARGITINTAHVEYESPDRHYAHVDCPGHADYVKNMITGAAQMDGAILVVSAADGPMPQTREHILLARQVGVPSLVVFLNKEDQVDDAELLELVELEVRELLTEYGFPGDDIPIVAGSALRAVEQMTANPKTQKGENEWTDKIHSLMEAVDNYIPTPARDIDKPFLMAVEDVFSITGRGTVATGRIERGKVKVQETVELVGIRDTRSTTVTGVEMFQKTLDEGMAGDNVGVLLRGVQKEDIERGMVLAKPGSITPHTKFEAEVYVLKKEEGGRHTPFFPGYRPQFYVRTTDVTGTISDFTADDGSAAEMVMPGDRIKMTVELINPIAIEQGMRFAIREGGRTIGAGAVAKILK from the coding sequence ATGGCACGGGAAAAATTTGAAAGAAATAAACCCCACGTTAATATTGGTACGATCGGTCACGTTGACCACGGTAAAACTACTCTTACCGCCGCTATTACCTTAACTTTATCGGCGATCGGTCAAGCAAAAGCTCGTAAATACGATGAAATCGACGCTGCTCCCGAAGAAAAAGCTCGTGGTATTACCATCAACACCGCTCACGTTGAATATGAGTCTCCCGATCGTCACTACGCCCACGTTGACTGCCCCGGCCACGCTGACTATGTTAAAAACATGATCACTGGTGCGGCTCAAATGGACGGAGCTATCTTAGTAGTATCTGCGGCTGATGGTCCTATGCCCCAAACTCGTGAACACATTCTTTTAGCTAGACAGGTTGGCGTACCCAGCTTAGTTGTATTCTTAAACAAAGAAGATCAAGTCGATGATGCTGAATTATTAGAACTCGTAGAATTAGAAGTTCGTGAGTTGTTAACTGAGTATGGTTTCCCCGGAGATGATATTCCCATCGTTGCTGGTTCTGCTTTAAGAGCGGTAGAGCAAATGACTGCTAACCCCAAAACCCAAAAAGGCGAAAATGAGTGGACTGATAAAATCCATTCCCTCATGGAAGCAGTGGACAACTATATTCCTACTCCTGCTCGTGACATCGACAAGCCTTTCTTAATGGCTGTAGAAGATGTATTCTCTATCACTGGTCGTGGTACTGTAGCAACTGGTCGTATTGAACGTGGAAAAGTAAAAGTTCAAGAAACCGTAGAATTAGTTGGTATTCGTGATACCCGTAGCACCACTGTTACTGGGGTTGAGATGTTCCAAAAAACCTTAGACGAAGGTATGGCAGGAGATAACGTAGGGGTTCTTCTTCGTGGTGTACAAAAAGAAGATATTGAGCGTGGTATGGTATTAGCTAAACCCGGTTCGATTACTCCTCACACCAAATTTGAAGCTGAAGTTTACGTTCTCAAAAAAGAAGAAGGTGGTCGTCATACTCCTTTCTTCCCCGGATACCGTCCTCAGTTCTATGTGCGTACAACTGACGTAACTGGAACTATCAGTGACTTTACTGCGGATGATGGTAGCGCTGCTGAAATGGTTATGCCCGGCGATCGTATCAAAATGACCGTTGAATTAATCAACCCCATTGCGATCGAGCAAGGTATGCGTTTCGCTATTCGTGAAGGTGGTCGTACCATTGGTGCGGGTGCTGTAGCTAAAATCTTAAAATAG
- the fusA gene encoding elongation factor G, producing MARTIPLEKVRNIGIAAHIDAGKTTTTERILFYSGIVHKIGEVHDGNAVTDWMEQERERGITITAAAISTDWSGHHINIIDTPGHVDFTIEVERSMRVLDGVIAVFCSVGGVQPQSETVWRQADRYKVPRIAFVNKMDRTGANFFKVYQQVKERLRASAVPIQIPIGSEEKFRGIVDLITMKAHIYLDDLGEQIEITDIPSDILELAQEYRGYLVEAVAESDENLLEKYLGEEEITEAEIKLALRHGTLTGALIPMLCGSAFKNKGVQQLLDAVVDYLPAPTEVPAIKGILPDGEEGVRHSSDDEPFSALAFKIASDPYGRLTFIRVYSGVLGKGSYAYNATKNKKERISRLIILKANDRIEVDELRAGDLGAIIGLKLTTTGDTLCDDQNPIILESLYVPEPVISVAVEPKTTQDMDKLSKALQSLSDEDPTFKVSVDPETNQTVIAGMGELHLEILVDRMLREFKVEAHVGQPQVAYRETIRKAVKAEGKFIRQSGGKGQYGHVVIEIEPQEEGKGFEFVSKIVGGTIPKEYIPSIGQGIKEACESGIMAGYPVIDLKVTLVDGSFHDVDSSEMAFKIAGSMAIRDGVEKAAPVLLEPMMKVEVEVPDNFLGDVMGDLNSRRGTIEGMNSEDSLAKVTAKVPLGAMFGYATDIRSKTQGRGIFSMEFSNYAEVPSNVANTIIAKNRGYL from the coding sequence GTGGCTCGTACAATTCCCCTAGAAAAAGTTCGTAATATTGGTATTGCGGCTCATATAGATGCGGGTAAAACCACAACAACAGAAAGAATACTTTTTTACTCTGGTATTGTTCACAAAATCGGGGAAGTTCATGATGGCAATGCAGTCACTGACTGGATGGAACAGGAAAGAGAGCGCGGTATAACGATTACGGCGGCGGCTATTAGTACTGATTGGAGTGGTCATCATATCAACATTATTGATACTCCGGGTCATGTGGACTTTACCATTGAAGTAGAACGATCGATGCGGGTACTCGATGGAGTTATCGCAGTATTTTGTTCTGTGGGAGGAGTTCAGCCCCAGTCAGAAACGGTTTGGCGTCAAGCCGATCGATATAAAGTGCCTCGTATTGCTTTTGTCAATAAAATGGATCGTACCGGGGCAAATTTCTTCAAGGTATATCAACAGGTAAAAGAGCGTTTAAGAGCTTCTGCTGTACCTATTCAAATCCCTATCGGTAGTGAAGAAAAATTCCGAGGCATCGTGGATTTAATCACCATGAAAGCCCACATCTATTTAGATGATTTAGGCGAACAAATCGAAATTACCGATATTCCTTCAGACATTTTGGAACTAGCCCAAGAATATCGAGGCTATCTGGTGGAAGCCGTAGCAGAATCTGACGAGAATCTGTTAGAGAAATATTTGGGAGAAGAAGAAATTACCGAAGCAGAAATTAAACTGGCTCTGCGTCATGGTACTTTAACGGGTGCTTTGATTCCCATGTTGTGCGGTTCAGCTTTTAAAAATAAGGGTGTACAACAGCTTTTAGATGCCGTTGTGGACTACTTACCAGCACCAACAGAAGTTCCCGCCATTAAAGGGATTTTGCCAGATGGTGAAGAAGGAGTAAGACATTCTAGCGATGATGAGCCTTTCTCCGCCTTAGCCTTCAAAATTGCATCCGATCCCTATGGACGTTTAACCTTCATTCGGGTTTATTCGGGAGTGTTGGGTAAAGGTAGTTATGCTTACAATGCCACTAAAAACAAAAAAGAACGCATTTCTCGTTTAATCATTCTCAAAGCGAACGATCGCATTGAAGTGGATGAGTTACGCGCTGGAGATTTAGGGGCGATTATCGGCTTAAAATTAACTACCACAGGGGATACTTTATGTGATGATCAAAATCCCATCATTTTAGAATCTCTATATGTGCCAGAACCCGTTATTTCCGTAGCGGTAGAACCAAAAACTACCCAAGACATGGATAAGTTATCCAAAGCCTTACAATCTCTTTCTGATGAAGACCCAACCTTTAAAGTCAGCGTTGATCCTGAGACTAATCAAACGGTAATCGCTGGTATGGGAGAATTACACTTAGAGATTTTGGTCGATCGAATGTTGCGAGAGTTTAAAGTGGAAGCCCACGTTGGACAGCCTCAAGTAGCGTATCGTGAGACTATTCGTAAAGCTGTAAAAGCCGAAGGCAAATTTATTCGTCAAAGTGGCGGAAAAGGACAATATGGTCATGTGGTAATCGAAATCGAACCCCAAGAGGAAGGCAAAGGCTTTGAATTTGTCTCGAAAATAGTGGGCGGTACAATTCCCAAAGAATATATCCCCTCCATCGGTCAAGGTATCAAAGAAGCCTGTGAATCTGGTATAATGGCAGGTTATCCTGTAATTGATCTCAAAGTCACCCTCGTTGATGGTTCATTCCACGATGTGGACTCGTCAGAAATGGCGTTTAAAATCGCTGGTTCAATGGCAATTCGGGATGGTGTTGAAAAAGCAGCACCTGTATTGTTAGAACCGATGATGAAAGTTGAGGTAGAAGTACCAGACAATTTCTTAGGAGATGTCATGGGTGATCTTAACTCTCGTCGTGGTACGATCGAAGGCATGAACTCCGAAGACAGTTTAGCTAAAGTTACAGCCAAAGTTCCTTTAGGGGCGATGTTCGGATATGCGACTGATATTCGCTCTAAGACCCAAGGACGTGGTATATTTAGCATGGAGTTTAGCAATTATGCCGAAGTTCCTAGTAATGTGGCAAATACCATTATTGCTAAAAATAGAGGTTATCTATAA
- the cofG gene encoding 7,8-didemethyl-8-hydroxy-5-deazariboflavin synthase subunit CofG, with amino-acid sequence MSNIITYSPAFTIVPTYECFNHCTYCNFRANPHTSPWLQLDEAKKILGNLEGKNVTEILILSGEIHPQSPRRKPWIQLIYDIGKLALARGFFPHTNAGVLSFEEMSLLKKVNVSMGLMLEQLTPKLLNTVHRHAPTKIPELRLQQLEWAGRLKIPFTTGILLGIGETLDDRIETLSSIAQIQAKWGHVQEVILQPYVKGSQDKFLGKFISLSEIFEVISIARDILPETITLQIPPNLIDNEKTLLKSLELGIRDLGGIVPKDEVNPDYHHSNLDNLKAILSQNGWELQPRLPVYPQYYSWIDIDL; translated from the coding sequence ATGTCTAATATTATCACCTATAGCCCAGCTTTTACGATCGTACCTACCTATGAGTGTTTTAATCATTGCACTTATTGTAATTTTCGGGCTAATCCTCATACTAGCCCTTGGTTACAATTAGATGAGGCTAAAAAAATTTTAGGAAATCTGGAGGGGAAAAATGTCACCGAAATTTTGATTTTAAGTGGAGAAATTCACCCTCAATCACCTCGCCGAAAACCATGGATACAACTTATTTATGACATCGGCAAATTAGCATTAGCAAGAGGTTTTTTCCCTCACACTAACGCTGGAGTGTTGAGTTTTGAAGAAATGTCTTTACTCAAAAAAGTTAATGTATCTATGGGGTTGATGTTAGAACAATTAACCCCTAAACTTTTAAATACAGTTCATCGTCATGCGCCCACAAAAATTCCCGAATTACGATTACAACAATTGGAATGGGCAGGACGACTCAAAATTCCTTTCACTACGGGCATTCTTTTGGGCATTGGTGAGACTTTAGACGATCGAATCGAAACTTTAAGCTCGATCGCCCAAATACAAGCAAAATGGGGTCATGTTCAAGAGGTGATATTACAACCCTATGTAAAAGGTTCACAAGACAAATTTTTAGGGAAATTTATCTCTTTGTCAGAAATATTTGAGGTGATTTCGATCGCCCGTGATATACTACCCGAAACCATTACCTTACAAATACCACCTAACTTGATCGACAACGAAAAAACCTTGTTAAAATCCCTAGAATTGGGCATTAGAGATTTAGGAGGAATCGTACCCAAAGATGAAGTGAATCCCGACTATCATCATAGCAACCTCGACAATTTAAAAGCTATTCTTTCTCAAAACGGTTGGGAATTACAACCTCGTTTACCTGTTTATCCTCAATATTATTCTTGGATAGATATAGATTTATAA
- a CDS encoding LmeA family phospholipid-binding protein, producing MEFFVIFNTIIMSLFTGGGFILNNSLTNVIVNKSEEVGEVRVRVNSLPTHQLIKGEVDSIQVSLKQWQPRPHIQVELLELEIDRVGVNLDQLRGLKADNWQNVLKTPLNMAWRSILTEEDINKLMKSSQLQEMITKFTGDSASGFQLLDLSFNLQDNNRVGIDSKVKLPIRGDEILNVSLEFNLEVIKGHSITISEVEGTLNNRKLSSTLLQGFVDNINNQLSLRNLEKSGITVRLLQFNIDEDNLEIAGFVHLQPSKNE from the coding sequence ATGGAATTTTTTGTTATCTTTAATACCATTATAATGTCTTTATTTACGGGAGGAGGATTTATCCTTAACAATTCTTTAACCAATGTCATTGTCAATAAATCAGAGGAAGTAGGGGAAGTGAGGGTTAGAGTGAATAGTCTTCCTACTCATCAATTAATCAAGGGAGAGGTGGATTCTATCCAAGTTAGTCTTAAGCAATGGCAACCTCGTCCTCATATTCAAGTAGAGTTATTAGAGCTAGAAATCGATCGAGTTGGGGTAAATTTGGATCAGTTAAGAGGATTAAAAGCTGATAACTGGCAAAATGTCTTAAAAACTCCTTTGAATATGGCATGGCGTAGCATTCTCACGGAAGAAGATATAAACAAGTTAATGAAATCGTCACAGCTACAGGAAATGATCACAAAATTTACGGGAGATTCTGCATCAGGATTCCAGTTATTAGACTTGAGTTTCAATTTACAAGATAATAATAGAGTCGGTATTGATAGTAAGGTAAAATTACCGATACGGGGGGACGAAATCTTAAATGTTAGTTTAGAATTTAACTTAGAGGTGATTAAAGGTCATAGTATCACAATCAGTGAGGTAGAAGGAACATTAAATAATCGAAAATTATCATCTACCCTATTACAAGGGTTTGTTGATAACATTAATAATCAATTGAGTTTGCGAAATTTAGAAAAATCTGGCATTACTGTCAGACTTCTGCAATTTAATATTGATGAGGATAATCTGGAAATTGCAGGTTTTGTTCATCTTCAGCCGTCTAAAAATGAATAA
- a CDS encoding type II toxin-antitoxin system VapB family antitoxin, which translates to MTKIVEINENLLEEALALGKDSEINLLLENALKDYINKYKQQKIIDLFGTIDYEENFDYKQQRKRQ; encoded by the coding sequence ATGACCAAAATAGTAGAAATTAATGAAAATTTGCTAGAAGAAGCCCTAGCTTTGGGTAAAGATTCAGAGATTAATTTATTATTAGAAAATGCTCTAAAAGATTATATTAATAAGTATAAACAACAGAAAATAATAGATTTATTTGGTACTATTGATTATGAGGAAAACTTTGATTATAAACAACAAAGAAAGAGACAATGA
- a CDS encoding EAL domain-containing protein has protein sequence MNKNKIVKILSDEKKSFLIYAVDDQKINLNLLSIFLSRQGFNILTEIDILKAIPAIEKAHPDLILLDILMPNLSGFDACSLLKSSPITKDIPIIFLSALDDINDKVKGLELGAMDYVTKPFQFAELLSRINVCLKIKSLYDNLEKQNKTLIAEIKAKKNAQLALKKSEEKVKTIINNDLNGMIVIDHDGIILFVNKEAEKIFDRTSNKMLGEILGLPLEFDKISELEIPRSQTNNKKNNQELLIVEMRTVPIIWNDKNAYLISFIDITERKKMEEKLKILFQASEQSPASIVITNIEGNIEYVNPKFEELSGYKEEEVLGKNPRILKSGHFKECDYKKLWQTISQGKEWQGEFHNIKKTGELYWEKALISPIFNSAGAITHFMAVKEDITEKKHQEILLQYQAKYDHLTKIPNRNYALEKVNYFLNQARDTNTNLGLMFIDLDHFKEVNDNLGHDFGDELLIQATERMKNALRSTDLLARLGGDEFFMAIPYVTKVTDLEKIATKIIELLHQTFDIFEHQISISASVGITIFPQDGDNLKQLIRNADLAMYDSKKNGRNQFQFYHVEMTKKEINKSHLEENFLEAIKKQEFKIVYQPIIEFNSELVVGAEAFIRWENKEIGLIYPEKFIPILEKNGLIFTLENWMLKSISKDIKQWQTIKNIPISIKLSEYQFQDNNMIEELINVIIKNQEENNIIEIQINEEILLEKKYLVKDIVEKLSQLNINLSLDNFGIGCLHLQNFQKFKFKYLKIDQSLINNLVNNQETKLLVKSIINLAQIFNVKTIANGVETIKQVDILRELNCDYGQGYFFSKPLSPTNLTQYLLKQQKYIDDSLKNIYLS, from the coding sequence ATGAATAAAAATAAAATAGTAAAAATATTAAGTGATGAGAAAAAATCTTTTCTTATATATGCTGTTGATGATCAAAAAATCAACTTAAATTTGCTGTCAATATTTTTAAGTCGTCAAGGTTTTAATATTCTCACAGAAATTGATATTTTAAAAGCTATACCCGCTATAGAAAAAGCTCATCCAGATCTCATTTTATTAGATATTTTAATGCCTAATTTGAGTGGCTTTGATGCTTGTTCTTTATTAAAATCCTCACCTATAACTAAAGATATTCCCATCATTTTTTTAAGTGCTTTAGATGATATTAATGATAAAGTAAAAGGTTTAGAATTAGGTGCGATGGATTATGTCACTAAGCCTTTTCAATTTGCTGAATTATTATCTCGAATTAATGTTTGTTTAAAAATTAAAAGCCTCTATGATAATTTAGAAAAACAAAATAAAACTCTTATCGCAGAAATAAAAGCTAAAAAAAATGCCCAATTAGCCCTTAAAAAAAGCGAAGAAAAAGTTAAAACTATTATTAATAATGATCTCAATGGTATGATTGTCATAGATCATGATGGTATAATTTTATTTGTTAATAAAGAAGCTGAAAAAATATTCGATCGAACCAGTAATAAAATGTTAGGAGAAATTTTAGGATTACCCTTAGAATTTGACAAAATTAGTGAACTAGAAATACCTCGATCGCAAACTAATAATAAAAAAAATAATCAGGAATTATTAATAGTAGAAATGAGAACTGTTCCAATTATTTGGAATGATAAAAATGCTTATTTAATATCATTTATTGATATTACTGAAAGGAAGAAAATGGAGGAGAAATTAAAGATATTATTTCAAGCATCCGAACAAAGTCCAGCTTCGATCGTCATTACAAATATTGAAGGCAATATAGAATATGTTAACCCAAAATTTGAAGAACTTTCAGGATATAAAGAAGAAGAAGTTTTAGGCAAAAATCCTCGCATTCTCAAGTCTGGACATTTTAAAGAATGTGATTATAAAAAATTATGGCAAACTATCAGTCAAGGAAAAGAATGGCAAGGAGAATTTCATAATATCAAAAAAACAGGAGAATTATACTGGGAAAAAGCCCTAATTTCTCCCATATTTAACTCTGCTGGTGCTATTACTCATTTTATGGCAGTAAAAGAAGATATAACCGAAAAAAAACACCAAGAAATTCTCTTACAATATCAAGCAAAATATGATCATTTAACCAAAATTCCTAACCGAAATTATGCTTTAGAAAAAGTCAATTATTTTCTTAACCAAGCTAGAGATACTAATACAAATTTAGGATTAATGTTTATTGATTTAGATCATTTTAAAGAAGTTAACGACAATTTAGGCCATGATTTTGGAGATGAATTGTTAATCCAAGCCACAGAAAGAATGAAAAATGCTTTGCGCAGTACTGATTTACTAGCAAGGTTGGGAGGAGACGAGTTTTTTATGGCAATCCCCTACGTTACCAAAGTGACAGACTTAGAAAAAATAGCCACAAAAATTATTGAATTATTACATCAAACATTTGATATTTTTGAACATCAAATATCAATTTCTGCTAGTGTTGGCATCACAATTTTTCCTCAAGATGGAGACAATTTAAAACAGTTGATTCGTAATGCAGATTTAGCGATGTATGATTCTAAAAAAAATGGGCGTAATCAGTTTCAATTTTATCATGTAGAAATGACTAAAAAAGAGATTAATAAGTCTCATTTAGAGGAAAATTTTCTTGAAGCTATAAAAAAACAGGAATTTAAAATAGTTTATCAACCAATCATTGAATTTAACTCTGAATTAGTTGTGGGTGCTGAAGCATTTATTCGCTGGGAAAATAAAGAAATAGGATTAATTTATCCTGAAAAGTTTATTCCCATTCTTGAAAAAAATGGACTAATTTTTACTTTAGAAAATTGGATGTTAAAATCTATATCTAAGGATATTAAACAATGGCAAACTATTAAAAATATTCCTATTAGTATTAAGTTATCAGAATATCAATTTCAAGATAATAATATGATTGAAGAATTAATCAATGTTATTATCAAGAATCAGGAAGAAAATAATATCATAGAAATTCAAATTAATGAAGAAATCTTACTTGAAAAAAAATATTTAGTTAAAGATATTGTAGAAAAATTATCTCAATTAAATATTAATTTATCTTTAGATAATTTTGGGATAGGCTGTCTTCACTTACAAAATTTTCAAAAATTTAAGTTCAAATATTTAAAAATAGATCAGTCTTTAATTAATAATTTAGTCAATAATCAAGAGACAAAATTATTGGTTAAATCTATTATTAATTTAGCACAAATATTTAATGTAAAAACGATCGCCAATGGAGTAGAAACCATTAAACAAGTAGATATATTAAGAGAATTAAACTGTGATTATGGGCAAGGATACTTTTTTTCTAAACCATTATCTCCTACTAATCTTACTCAATATTTATTAAAACAGCAAAAATATATTGATGATTCTCTTAAAAATATTTATCTGTCTTAA
- a CDS encoding GerMN domain-containing protein → MTDNHDRNPLFSTKTIAGIATTILALGTIAGWYAYGNFTAQNQGNNLPKQPIEIIPDPVTPESSIELYGLNDELELVPTIVEIPKGQNEQESLTNGFNKLLTVSEKDSLKTAIPQNTKLMSLAVKEDGIHIDLSQEFTTGGGSASMIGRLGQVIYTASSLNPNGNVWINIEGKPLDILGEEGLMVEQPMTRQLFMESFPSN, encoded by the coding sequence ATGACTGATAATCACGATCGAAACCCACTTTTTTCCACTAAAACTATAGCAGGAATTGCCACAACTATATTAGCATTAGGCACGATCGCAGGGTGGTATGCTTATGGTAACTTTACGGCTCAAAATCAAGGTAATAATTTACCAAAACAACCTATAGAAATTATACCCGATCCTGTTACCCCCGAAAGCTCGATCGAACTCTATGGCTTAAATGACGAGTTAGAGCTTGTCCCGACTATAGTTGAAATTCCCAAAGGACAAAATGAGCAAGAATCTTTAACCAACGGATTCAACAAATTATTGACAGTATCAGAAAAAGACTCCCTTAAAACAGCTATTCCTCAAAATACCAAGTTAATGAGTTTAGCAGTAAAAGAAGACGGCATTCACATTGACTTATCCCAAGAGTTTACCACAGGAGGAGGAAGTGCTTCCATGATTGGACGTTTAGGACAAGTAATTTATACTGCTAGTAGTTTGAATCCTAATGGTAATGTGTGGATAAATATCGAAGGTAAACCTTTAGATATTTTAGGGGAAGAAGGTTTAATGGTTGAACAACCCATGACAAGACAATTATTTATGGAGTCTTTTCCCTCTAATTAA
- the rpsG gene encoding 30S ribosomal protein S7: MSRRSKAKVVEVPPDPVYNSRLVNMTIRRIMKDGKKSLAARILYDALSIISERTGTEPMETFEKAIKNLTPLVEVKARRVGGATYQVPMEVRTSRGSSLALRWLIAFSRKRSGKTMSMKLANEIMDAANETGGAIKKREETHKMAEANKAFAHYRY; encoded by the coding sequence ATGTCTCGTAGAAGTAAAGCTAAAGTGGTGGAAGTTCCACCTGATCCAGTCTATAATAGCCGTTTGGTTAACATGACCATTCGTCGAATCATGAAAGATGGTAAAAAATCCCTCGCCGCCAGAATTTTATATGATGCCTTAAGTATCATCTCTGAAAGAACTGGTACAGAACCTATGGAAACTTTTGAAAAAGCCATCAAAAACTTAACTCCTTTAGTGGAAGTGAAAGCAAGAAGAGTCGGTGGTGCTACTTATCAAGTACCTATGGAAGTTCGCACCTCTCGTGGTAGTAGCTTGGCATTGCGCTGGTTAATTGCTTTTTCTCGTAAAAGAAGTGGTAAAACCATGTCGATGAAATTAGCTAACGAAATTATGGATGCGGCTAACGAAACTGGTGGCGCGATTAAGAAAAGAGAAGAAACCCATAAAATGGCTGAAGCTAACAAGGCTTTTGCTCACTACCGTTACTAA
- the rpsJ gene encoding 30S ribosomal protein S10, with translation MATLQQQKIRIRLKAFDRRLLDTSCTKIVETANRTNAQPVGPIPLPTKRKIYCVLRSPHVDKDSREHFETRTHRRVIDIYQPSSKTIDALMKLDLPAGVDIEVKL, from the coding sequence ATGGCAACTTTACAACAACAAAAAATTCGCATCCGTCTCAAAGCGTTCGATCGTCGTTTACTCGATACATCCTGTACTAAAATTGTTGAAACAGCGAATCGTACTAATGCTCAACCAGTAGGTCCTATTCCTTTACCAACTAAGCGTAAAATCTATTGTGTACTGAGATCTCCCCACGTTGATAAGGATTCCCGTGAACATTTTGAAACTCGTACTCACCGCAGAGTTATTGATATTTACCAACCTTCTTCTAAAACCATCGATGCGTTAATGAAGTTAGATTTACCTGCTGGGGTGGACATTGAAGTAAAATTGTAA
- a CDS encoding DUF6290 family protein: protein MDKLKTINFRLTQDEYNLLKNYCDIHNRSMSDVLREKIRKLKTNK from the coding sequence ATGGATAAGCTAAAAACTATTAATTTTAGATTAACTCAAGATGAATATAATCTTTTAAAAAACTATTGTGATATTCATAATAGAAGTATGTCAGATGTTTTAAGAGAAAAAATTAGAAAGTTAAAAACTAATAAATAA